One Nostoc punctiforme PCC 73102 DNA window includes the following coding sequences:
- the crtO gene encoding beta-carotene ketolase CrtO, translating into MESYDVVIIGAGHNGLVCAGYLLKAGYSVLLLEGRSLPGGGSTTEELMPNEAPGFKFSPCAINHLFIFLGPVIQELELHKYGLEYLSCDPVAFCPHPDGKNFLAHKSVEKTCAEIARYSQRDAEKYAEYADFWQRFITGITPFFNAPPKSIVDIAGNYNLNSLQDLFSLLGGSNTTLDLLRTLLSSATDNINEYFDSEFVKAPLARLSAELSSPPSQKAMSFGAMMMMLRHNPGMARPRGGSGGLVEALVKMVKAEGGTILTDQKVEKVLVDGGKAVGVRVAGGKEYRANKGVISSIDAKRLFLQLMDSSDVDENLRERLDRRIINNNETILKIDCALSEPLRFVHHNHQDNYLMGSILIADSVNHVEQAHSLITLGKIPDEDPSMYVVMPTGLDPSMAPEGKHTLWIEFFAPYQIAGGEGTGLKGTGWTDELKNKVADKVINKLAQYSPNLQHSIIARHVESPAELGERLGTYKGNYYHIDMTLEQMLCFRPLPELANYKTPIDNLYLTGAGTHPGGSISGLPGRNCARVFLHNEQPIAQKIKEAGGSIKSAFTSVLRSESD; encoded by the coding sequence ATGGAATCGTATGACGTTGTAATTATTGGCGCTGGTCATAATGGTTTAGTTTGTGCAGGCTACCTACTAAAAGCTGGTTACAGCGTCCTGTTATTGGAAGGGCGATCGCTACCCGGTGGCGGTTCTACAACTGAAGAACTTATGCCTAATGAAGCACCTGGTTTTAAATTTAGTCCTTGTGCGATTAACCATCTGTTTATTTTCTTAGGGCCAGTCATTCAGGAATTGGAACTCCATAAGTACGGCTTGGAATATCTTAGCTGCGATCCAGTTGCCTTTTGCCCCCATCCTGATGGCAAGAATTTCTTAGCTCATAAGTCGGTGGAAAAGACTTGTGCGGAAATTGCCCGTTACAGTCAGCGCGATGCAGAAAAATACGCTGAGTATGCCGATTTTTGGCAGCGTTTTATCACAGGGATTACTCCCTTCTTCAATGCACCACCCAAATCAATTGTTGATATTGCAGGCAATTACAATCTCAATAGTCTGCAAGACTTATTTTCCCTTCTAGGTGGCTCTAACACAACCCTTGATTTACTGCGTACTTTACTCAGCAGTGCTACAGATAATATTAACGAGTACTTCGATTCTGAGTTTGTCAAAGCACCTCTGGCTAGACTCTCAGCCGAACTGAGTTCCCCTCCCTCACAAAAAGCTATGTCCTTTGGGGCGATGATGATGATGTTGCGTCATAATCCCGGTATGGCAAGACCGCGTGGCGGTAGTGGCGGACTTGTGGAAGCTTTGGTGAAAATGGTAAAAGCTGAAGGTGGTACGATCCTCACCGACCAAAAGGTAGAAAAAGTTTTAGTAGATGGTGGTAAAGCTGTTGGTGTGCGAGTTGCTGGTGGTAAAGAATATCGTGCCAACAAAGGTGTAATCTCAAGTATTGATGCCAAGCGCTTATTCTTGCAATTAATGGATAGTAGTGATGTGGATGAGAATTTGCGCGAAAGATTAGACCGCCGCATCATCAACAACAATGAAACTATCCTTAAAATTGATTGTGCCTTATCTGAACCCTTGCGCTTTGTCCACCACAATCATCAAGATAACTATCTGATGGGTTCTATTCTGATTGCTGATTCCGTCAATCATGTGGAACAAGCCCATAGTCTGATTACTCTGGGCAAAATTCCTGATGAAGACCCATCAATGTATGTGGTGATGCCTACCGGACTCGACCCATCAATGGCACCAGAAGGCAAACACACACTATGGATAGAGTTTTTTGCTCCTTATCAAATTGCTGGTGGAGAGGGTACAGGTTTAAAAGGTACGGGTTGGACGGATGAACTGAAAAACAAAGTTGCAGACAAGGTGATTAATAAACTGGCGCAATATTCGCCCAATCTGCAACATTCAATCATCGCCCGTCATGTAGAAAGTCCGGCTGAGTTGGGAGAACGGCTAGGGACTTACAAAGGTAATTATTACCATATCGATATGACTTTAGAACAAATGCTTTGCTTCCGTCCGTTGCCGGAATTAGCTAACTATAAAACACCAATTGATAACTTGTATCTTACTGGTGCTGGAACTCATCCGGGTGGTTCAATTTCCGGTTTACCAGGACGCAACTGTGCGCGTGTATTTTTACATAATGAGCAACCTATAGCCCAGAAAATCAAGGAAGCAGGAGGTTCAATCAAATCTGCTTTTACATCTGTCTTGAGGAGTGAATCAGACTAA
- a CDS encoding chlorophyll a/b-binding protein, whose product MATETNKVVKLSTEAKAYNGVDRNAWIFGWNPQQELWNGRLAMIGFVSYLLWDLAGYSLLRDVLHLFR is encoded by the coding sequence ATGGCAACTGAAACTAACAAAGTGGTTAAATTATCTACTGAAGCTAAAGCCTATAACGGTGTCGATCGCAATGCTTGGATTTTTGGCTGGAATCCCCAACAAGAATTGTGGAATGGTCGTTTAGCGATGATTGGCTTTGTTTCTTACCTACTTTGGGATTTGGCTGGCTATAGTTTATTACGTGACGTACTTCACTTGTTTCGCTAA
- a CDS encoding SDR family oxidoreductase produces the protein MQLKPINQQVVSVVGASSGIGRITALEFARRGAKVVVSARSESKLKSLVEEIRGFGGKATFCVADVEVFEQVKAIADKTVEIYGRLDTWVHVAAIGIFATFDKTTPEEFKHVIDVNLMGQVHGAMAALPHLKREGRGALIHVSSMEGRRSLPYQSAYSSAKHGIEGFLEAMRLELIHEKWPISVTSVKPAVINTPFWNNGLTKLGVKPSGIPPYYDPRIVSDAILYAAEHPIRDLLVGDIAKLLDLAQKISPSLVDSLLLLLGFNSQHSDEPKSEDAPNNFYQSVPEDNRIDGDYKNLVIPSISDLLGKLPLFQWGLAALLTVLAAQEFKQNK, from the coding sequence ATGCAATTAAAGCCAATCAATCAGCAGGTCGTTTCGGTCGTTGGAGCCTCCAGCGGTATCGGACGGATTACAGCTCTTGAGTTTGCTAGACGCGGAGCAAAAGTGGTAGTCTCGGCTCGCAGTGAGTCGAAGCTCAAGTCTTTAGTGGAAGAAATTCGCGGCTTTGGCGGCAAGGCAACTTTTTGTGTCGCTGATGTGGAAGTATTTGAGCAAGTTAAGGCGATCGCAGATAAAACCGTGGAGATATACGGACGGCTTGATACGTGGGTTCATGTTGCCGCGATCGGTATCTTTGCGACATTTGATAAGACAACACCAGAAGAGTTTAAGCATGTTATTGATGTCAACTTGATGGGGCAAGTACATGGTGCGATGGCGGCGTTACCCCATCTCAAACGTGAAGGACGCGGCGCACTGATTCACGTCTCTTCAATGGAAGGTAGGCGATCGCTTCCATATCAAAGTGCTTACTCTTCAGCCAAACATGGCATCGAGGGCTTTCTCGAAGCTATGCGTCTCGAATTGATACATGAAAAATGGCCTATTAGTGTCACAAGTGTTAAGCCAGCCGTGATCAACACTCCGTTCTGGAATAATGGCTTAACAAAATTAGGGGTGAAACCATCAGGAATACCACCTTACTATGACCCAAGAATTGTGTCCGATGCCATCCTTTATGCAGCTGAACACCCAATTCGTGACCTTTTGGTTGGGGATATAGCTAAATTACTAGATTTAGCCCAGAAAATATCTCCTTCGTTGGTAGATTCGTTGTTATTACTTCTTGGCTTTAATTCACAACATAGTGATGAACCGAAATCTGAAGATGCACCTAATAATTTTTACCAATCTGTTCCAGAAGATAACAGAATTGATGGAGATTATAAAAACCTAGTCATACCCAGCATTTCTGATTTATTGGGTAAATTACCCCTATTTCAGTGGGGGCTAGCAGCTTTGTTGACGGTACTAGCGGCACAAGAATTCAAACAGAACAAGTAA
- a CDS encoding PsaJ protein, with protein sequence MQNQNKEQEKSYFLRYLSLGPVLAVLSISVAFSTWAIFNYFFPDLLFHPMP encoded by the coding sequence ATGCAGAACCAAAACAAAGAACAAGAAAAATCATATTTTCTTCGGTATCTTTCTCTAGGACCAGTTCTTGCTGTTCTTTCGATATCTGTTGCCTTTTCTACCTGGGCGATTTTTAATTACTTTTTCCCTGACCTTCTCTTCCATCCTATGCCATAA
- a CDS encoding manganese catalase family protein: MFYHTKRLQYYTRPQRPDPIYAKKVQELIGGVFGEMTVMMQYLFQGWNSRGPAKYRDMLLDTGTEEIGHIEILSTLIGHLLDKAPLKLQEQAAQDPVVGAVMGGTNPRDVITDVIAAAMNPQHTIVTGLGAQPADSVGFPWNGRFIASSGNLLADFRSNLHAESQGRLQAVRLYEMSDDPGVKDTLSFLIARDTMHQNQWLAAIEDIESSGIETTPVPSSFPLELEKREVSYQFWNHSEGTDSAEGRWAKGPSMDGKGEFEYVANPQPLGAEPQLSPADPRLHGTPTPELTEGNGSSALPLVERTTISG; the protein is encoded by the coding sequence ATGTTTTATCATACCAAGAGACTACAGTATTACACACGACCACAACGACCAGATCCAATATATGCCAAGAAAGTTCAGGAACTTATAGGTGGTGTTTTTGGCGAAATGACTGTGATGATGCAGTACCTATTTCAGGGCTGGAATAGTCGCGGCCCTGCGAAGTATCGAGATATGTTGCTAGATACTGGTACTGAGGAAATTGGGCATATCGAGATTCTTTCCACCTTGATTGGTCATTTGCTGGATAAAGCGCCGCTCAAATTACAAGAACAAGCTGCACAAGACCCTGTTGTGGGTGCGGTTATGGGCGGTACTAACCCACGGGATGTAATTACAGATGTGATTGCGGCGGCTATGAACCCCCAACATACTATTGTCACTGGTTTAGGCGCTCAACCAGCCGACAGCGTTGGCTTTCCTTGGAACGGTCGTTTTATTGCCTCCAGTGGTAATCTCTTGGCAGATTTTCGATCTAATCTGCACGCCGAAAGCCAGGGACGCTTACAAGCTGTGAGGCTGTACGAGATGAGCGACGATCCTGGGGTAAAAGATACTCTGAGTTTCTTAATCGCTCGTGATACGATGCACCAAAACCAATGGCTAGCAGCTATTGAAGATATAGAAAGTTCTGGAATTGAAACCACTCCAGTCCCCAGTTCCTTCCCTCTAGAATTGGAAAAACGCGAGGTTTCCTATCAATTCTGGAATCATTCAGAGGGTACAGATAGCGCTGAAGGTCGCTGGGCAAAAGGGCCTTCAATGGATGGTAAAGGTGAATTCGAGTATGTTGCTAATCCCCAACCCTTGGGAGCAGAACCGCAACTATCACCCGCCGATCCAAGACTGCATGGTACACCGACACCTGAACTGACTGAAGGAAATGGTTCAAGCGCACTTCCTTTGGTTGAACGCACCACTATAAGTGGTTAA
- the egtC gene encoding ergothioneine biosynthesis protein EgtC: MCRLIGYLGNAIPLDELLYKQEHSLYQQSYSPLELKSGVVCADGVGVGWYDQVGKPFIYRNTIPMWNDPNLEELSNYVQSTCTVGYARLAGIGESLDISNCQPFRSDQLLFVHNGEISNFQQTLYRPIRESLSDATYRLIKGTTDSEHIFALLVQMWQSSPDSTLFWALGATLEKLTELASEYNTSFSANLIVSDGEAIAAIRYAYRTQAPTLYWSYDALKHPNQVIVASEPLSNNQNWTAFDEQSMLFFQAQSLEPRISLLKKFSAIGV, encoded by the coding sequence ATGTGTAGATTAATTGGCTACCTTGGTAACGCCATCCCATTAGATGAGTTGCTGTATAAACAGGAGCATTCGCTTTATCAACAGAGTTACAGTCCTTTGGAATTAAAATCAGGAGTAGTTTGTGCAGACGGAGTGGGTGTAGGTTGGTACGATCAAGTGGGTAAACCCTTCATTTACCGAAATACGATTCCGATGTGGAACGATCCAAATCTGGAAGAGTTGAGCAACTATGTACAATCTACTTGTACTGTAGGCTATGCCCGATTAGCTGGGATAGGTGAATCGCTAGATATTAGTAATTGTCAGCCATTTCGCAGCGATCAACTGTTGTTTGTGCATAATGGCGAGATATCAAACTTTCAACAGACTCTCTATAGACCAATACGTGAGAGCCTCTCTGATGCTACATACCGCCTGATTAAAGGTACGACTGACTCGGAACACATCTTCGCTCTACTAGTCCAAATGTGGCAGTCGTCTCCTGACAGCACTTTGTTCTGGGCATTAGGTGCTACGCTTGAGAAATTGACTGAGTTGGCATCAGAATACAACACGAGCTTTAGTGCCAATTTAATTGTTAGTGATGGTGAAGCAATTGCAGCAATTCGCTATGCTTATCGCACACAAGCGCCTACTCTTTATTGGTCTTATGATGCGCTCAAGCATCCAAATCAAGTTATTGTTGCCTCTGAGCCTTTATCTAACAACCAAAATTGGACTGCTTTTGATGAACAAAGTATGCTATTTTTTCAAGCTCAGTCATTAGAGCCAAGAATTAGCCTGTTGAAGAAATTTTCTGCCATTGGAGTATAA
- a CDS encoding tetraprenyl-beta-curcumene synthase family protein, whose translation MLMFRNKYHNFNKNIKDNLQKSLLLQVPSNSGMLMLRIYCDVLPRVRKHLEFWKKNAEQIPNPELRKQALLSIRTKTFHCEGGSIYGLLAKEEIEPIICFIVAYQTISDYLDNLCDRSNSLDPKDFRTLHQACLDALTPSAKCINYYQFRQEQDDGGYLMKLVKTCQNVLRQLPSYQLIAPSLYHLADYYCDLQVHKHVQVKERVPRLKAWFERHRNQIPQMKWYEFSASTGSTLGIFCLVAYASDQDCSEELATKVKNSYFPWVQGLHILLDYFIDQEEDRIGGDLNFCAYYNNGQEISERFAYFLKQADKAVSRLPHDRFHRMINRALLGVYLADEKVNQQENIKETAKKILSSCGGSSLFFMWNIMIMAQIRYRKILA comes from the coding sequence ATGCTGATGTTCAGAAATAAATATCACAATTTTAATAAAAATATCAAAGATAATCTCCAAAAATCTTTGTTATTACAAGTCCCATCTAATTCTGGGATGCTGATGTTGAGAATCTATTGTGATGTTCTGCCACGAGTTCGTAAACATTTAGAATTCTGGAAGAAAAATGCTGAACAAATTCCTAATCCTGAATTACGTAAACAGGCTCTATTAAGTATAAGAACTAAAACATTTCACTGCGAAGGTGGCTCTATCTATGGATTACTTGCCAAAGAAGAAATTGAGCCAATAATTTGCTTTATTGTTGCTTATCAAACAATTAGTGATTATTTAGATAACCTATGCGATCGCAGTAATTCCCTAGACCCGAAAGATTTCCGTACTCTCCATCAAGCTTGTTTAGATGCTTTAACACCTAGTGCTAAATGCATTAATTACTACCAGTTTCGTCAAGAGCAAGACGATGGCGGCTATCTGATGAAACTAGTAAAAACTTGTCAAAATGTATTAAGGCAGCTACCGTCTTATCAATTAATTGCCCCTAGTTTATATCATCTGGCTGATTATTATTGTGATTTACAAGTTCATAAACACGTCCAAGTTAAGGAGCGGGTTCCTCGCTTAAAAGCATGGTTTGAAAGACATCGTAACCAAATTCCTCAAATGAAGTGGTATGAATTTTCAGCTTCTACTGGCTCAACATTAGGAATTTTTTGCCTTGTGGCCTATGCAAGCGATCAAGATTGCTCTGAGGAATTAGCTACAAAAGTTAAAAACAGCTACTTTCCTTGGGTTCAGGGACTTCATATCCTACTTGACTATTTTATCGACCAAGAAGAAGACCGCATCGGTGGGGATTTAAATTTTTGTGCTTACTATAATAATGGGCAAGAAATAAGCGAACGGTTTGCCTATTTTCTCAAACAGGCTGATAAAGCTGTTTCTCGTTTACCACACGATCGCTTTCATCGAATGATTAATCGAGCTTTATTAGGTGTTTATTTGGCTGATGAAAAAGTGAATCAACAGGAAAATATCAAAGAAACTGCAAAAAAAATTCTCAGTTCATGTGGCGGTTCATCACTCTTTTTTATGTGGAATATTATGATTATGGCTCAAATTAGGTATCGAAAAATATTAGCATAA
- a CDS encoding FAD-dependent oxidoreductase yields MSKIVVLGAGPAGCSAGYHLAKSGHKVMLIDKDCFPRDKTCGDGISLGSVQALSTMGIYPDDIKRLASEYAQIDGFLLGVSNEISHLCPTELKGYCIPRFVFDNLLYQKAINAGCVARTQRISDIEGYHQELYSDFDYIIDARGVYAGEANAIAIRAYWSIKVADFPKIYLSKAQIYFDKAFGVNGYGWIFPVAVDSELVKLNVGVGVWLDEYQKNNTNIIRLFNEFVQRNQATKQLLSLVVSQQKPKAYPLATAKRANTVSYGKVFKIGDAANLTDPLTGEGIANAILSGLYVTQAINMSTSPELASENWQRLYQLYFEPDLDAGLQIKSFRKFSFINKLLIWLMNRNKPFAEQVTYTFAGLIPYKKLLP; encoded by the coding sequence ATGTCTAAAATTGTAGTCCTTGGGGCAGGGCCCGCAGGGTGTTCCGCAGGTTATCACTTGGCTAAAAGTGGGCATAAAGTCATGCTTATAGATAAGGACTGTTTCCCTAGAGATAAGACTTGTGGAGATGGAATCAGCCTTGGATCGGTTCAAGCATTATCCACAATGGGGATATATCCAGACGATATTAAACGTTTAGCCTCTGAGTACGCTCAAATCGATGGATTTCTGCTCGGAGTTTCAAACGAGATTAGCCATCTGTGTCCCACAGAGCTTAAAGGCTATTGCATACCTAGATTTGTATTCGACAATCTTCTTTATCAAAAAGCAATCAATGCAGGGTGTGTAGCTCGAACGCAGAGAATTAGCGATATTGAAGGCTATCACCAAGAACTTTATAGTGATTTTGATTACATAATTGATGCACGTGGTGTCTATGCAGGAGAAGCTAATGCGATCGCAATTAGAGCTTACTGGAGTATAAAAGTGGCGGATTTTCCAAAAATATATCTCTCAAAAGCTCAAATTTACTTTGATAAAGCTTTTGGGGTTAATGGATATGGTTGGATATTTCCCGTAGCGGTAGACTCAGAATTGGTCAAGCTCAATGTTGGTGTGGGAGTGTGGCTAGATGAATATCAAAAGAACAATACAAACATTATTCGGCTTTTCAATGAATTTGTGCAGCGTAATCAGGCTACAAAACAACTCTTAAGCTTAGTAGTTAGTCAGCAAAAACCTAAAGCCTATCCCCTAGCTACCGCAAAACGAGCTAACACAGTCAGCTATGGCAAGGTTTTCAAAATTGGTGATGCTGCTAATCTAACAGATCCTTTGACTGGTGAAGGAATCGCAAATGCTATTCTCAGTGGCTTATATGTGACGCAAGCGATTAATATGAGTACTAGTCCAGAATTAGCATCTGAAAATTGGCAGCGTCTTTATCAGCTGTACTTTGAGCCAGACCTCGATGCTGGTTTACAGATAAAGTCCTTTAGGAAATTCTCATTTATAAATAAGTTATTAATCTGGCTGATGAATAGGAATAAGCCATTTGCAGAGCAGGTAACTTATACATTTGCAGGCTTAATTCCTTATAAAAAGCTACTTCCGTGA
- a CDS encoding methyltransferase: MSTPSPALFFNTVNAYQRSAAIKAAVELNVFTAISQGIESSQSLAQKCQTSERGMRMLCDYLVIIGFMTKQAEGYRLTSDSAMFLDRQSKFYVGDAIEFLLSPMITNGFNDLTAAVLKGGTAISSEGTLSPEHPVWVQFAKAMSPMMANPAQLIAQLVNENKIEPLKVLDISASHGLFGIAVAQHNPNAEIFGVDWASVLEVAKENARIQGVASRYHTIAGSAFEVDYGNDYDLVLLPNFLHHFDVATCEQLLRKIKTALAVEGKVIVFDFIPNSDRITPPDAAAFSLVMLATTPNGDAYTFAEYESMFSNAGFSHSQLHSLPTTQQQVIVAYK, from the coding sequence ATGTCAACACCCTCACCTGCACTATTCTTCAATACAGTTAATGCTTACCAACGCAGTGCGGCAATTAAAGCCGCTGTTGAATTGAATGTTTTTACTGCTATTAGTCAAGGAATTGAGTCGAGTCAATCACTTGCACAAAAGTGTCAAACCTCTGAGCGAGGTATGCGAATGTTGTGTGATTACTTGGTGATTATCGGCTTTATGACAAAGCAAGCAGAAGGTTATAGGCTTACGTCAGATTCAGCAATGTTTTTGGATCGGCAAAGCAAATTTTACGTGGGAGATGCAATTGAGTTTTTACTATCTCCGATGATAACTAACGGTTTCAATGACTTGACTGCTGCCGTCCTCAAGGGAGGAACTGCCATATCATCCGAAGGAACTTTATCGCCAGAACATCCAGTATGGGTGCAATTTGCAAAAGCGATGTCACCGATGATGGCAAACCCTGCACAATTAATCGCTCAGTTGGTGAATGAGAATAAGATAGAGCCACTGAAAGTATTAGATATTTCAGCAAGTCATGGTTTATTTGGTATTGCAGTAGCCCAACATAACCCCAATGCCGAAATTTTTGGTGTTGATTGGGCATCGGTTCTAGAGGTTGCTAAAGAAAACGCCAGGATACAAGGAGTAGCTTCCCGCTACCATACAATTGCTGGTAGTGCTTTTGAAGTAGATTACGGTAATGACTACGATCTGGTTTTACTCCCCAACTTCTTACATCATTTTGATGTAGCAACGTGTGAACAACTACTGAGAAAAATCAAGACTGCGCTGGCTGTTGAGGGAAAGGTTATCGTTTTTGATTTCATTCCTAATTCTGACCGGATTACGCCACCTGATGCTGCTGCTTTCAGCTTAGTCATGTTAGCAACAACCCCTAATGGTGATGCTTATACATTTGCAGAGTACGAAAGTATGTTTAGCAATGCTGGTTTTTCCCATTCCCAACTTCACTCACTCCCAACTACTCAACAGCAAGTAATAGTTGCATACAAATAA
- a CDS encoding GNAT family N-acetyltransferase codes for MCLNDVLIDRASLSDVTGIIKLAQANDAEHGGMLLGHLEPEAVMMTISQMPSVVARKNGQVIGFLLSWSKTTANLPIIKVMLQAYAGKKDAYLYGPICVDETMRGQGIAAVMFAKLKDFLPEREGILFIKANNKASLQAHQKMGMCKMTEFIYEGTKFLVFAYNS; via the coding sequence ATGTGCCTCAATGATGTCTTGATTGACCGTGCTAGCCTCAGCGATGTTACTGGAATTATCAAGTTGGCACAAGCTAATGACGCAGAACATGGTGGTATGTTGTTAGGTCATCTTGAGCCAGAAGCAGTGATGATGACCATATCTCAAATGCCAAGCGTTGTAGCCCGCAAAAATGGTCAAGTTATCGGATTCTTACTCAGTTGGTCAAAGACAACTGCTAATTTACCAATAATAAAGGTGATGTTACAAGCCTACGCTGGTAAAAAAGATGCTTATTTATATGGCCCCATCTGTGTTGATGAAACTATGCGTGGGCAAGGTATTGCTGCGGTAATGTTTGCCAAGTTGAAAGATTTTTTACCAGAGCGGGAGGGGATACTTTTCATCAAGGCAAACAATAAAGCATCACTTCAGGCACATCAAAAGATGGGTATGTGCAAGATGACAGAGTTTATCTATGAAGGCACTAAATTTTTAGTATTTGCGTATAATAGCTAA
- a CDS encoding universal stress protein, which translates to MFHKILVAINNTEIGQQVFQEALSLATANNAELLLLHVISPVDDEELNFPSPQADSIYGSFHTHGVEYYVRQWEALKKHRIEFLTLLTNQAIAQNINARFIQEIGTPSRLICEIAQTWKADLIIIGRRGLTGINELLLGSVSNYVLHHASCSVLTVQGKTPVTQKTSQAA; encoded by the coding sequence ATGTTTCATAAAATCTTGGTAGCAATCAATAATACTGAAATTGGTCAACAGGTTTTTCAAGAAGCCTTGTCTTTAGCAACAGCAAATAATGCGGAGTTGTTGTTGCTACATGTTATCTCACCTGTCGATGATGAAGAACTAAATTTTCCCAGCCCACAAGCAGATAGTATTTATGGAAGTTTTCATACTCATGGTGTGGAATACTATGTCAGACAATGGGAAGCTTTAAAGAAACATAGAATTGAGTTTTTGACATTGCTAACTAATCAAGCTATCGCCCAAAATATCAATGCAAGATTTATTCAGGAAATTGGCACTCCTAGCCGCTTGATTTGTGAAATTGCTCAGACTTGGAAAGCTGATTTAATTATTATTGGTCGTCGTGGTCTCACTGGAATAAATGAGTTGTTGCTGGGTAGCGTTAGTAATTACGTACTGCATCATGCTTCATGCTCAGTCTTAACTGTACAAGGAAAAACTCCTGTTACTCAAAAAACTTCTCAAGCTGCATAG
- a CDS encoding chemotaxis response regulator protein-glutamate methylesterase has protein sequence MRIAIVNDTAMAVEALKRVLLTVPGHEISWIARDGTEAVARCARDTPDLILMDLFMPVMDGVEATRQIMKQSPCAIIIVTASVSKNAGKVFEAMGYGARDAVNVPILGTQESSDSAQLLLTKIATIAKLIGKSSPTSTPKPQTAKLTSFSTHSTLLPPLVAIGSSTGGPKALAAILSRLPANFGAAIAIVQHVDMQFSAGLVDWLNQQTALTVQLATVGDRFEKGIVLVAGTNDHLSLHSDLTLHYTKEPIDYPYRPSVDVFFKSLAQYWNAKGTAVLLTGMGQDGAQGLSLLRSRGWHTIAQDEKSSVVYGMPKAAVQLNAAVEILPPEAIATSLIQQIMFRKSGVPKSDTRK, from the coding sequence ATGAGAATTGCGATCGTCAACGATACGGCTATGGCAGTAGAAGCACTCAAACGGGTGCTTCTGACGGTTCCAGGTCACGAAATCTCATGGATTGCGCGAGATGGTACAGAAGCGGTTGCCCGTTGCGCCAGAGACACTCCTGACTTAATTCTGATGGATTTGTTCATGCCAGTCATGGACGGTGTGGAAGCTACCCGCCAGATTATGAAACAGTCTCCCTGTGCCATTATCATTGTTACCGCAAGTGTCAGCAAGAATGCCGGAAAAGTGTTTGAGGCGATGGGATACGGTGCCCGCGATGCAGTGAATGTTCCTATCTTAGGAACTCAGGAAAGCTCGGATTCTGCCCAACTATTATTAACAAAAATTGCGACGATCGCCAAGCTTATTGGCAAATCATCTCCAACCTCAACTCCTAAACCCCAAACTGCAAAACTCACTTCATTCTCCACACACTCCACCCTACTTCCTCCCCTAGTGGCGATCGGCTCCTCAACAGGTGGTCCTAAAGCCTTAGCAGCCATTCTCTCCCGCCTTCCAGCAAACTTTGGGGCTGCAATTGCGATCGTTCAACATGTGGATATGCAGTTTTCTGCCGGGCTGGTTGATTGGTTGAATCAACAAACTGCTTTAACCGTGCAATTAGCAACGGTAGGCGATCGCTTCGAGAAAGGAATCGTGTTAGTTGCAGGCACGAACGATCACCTCAGTCTTCATTCTGACTTAACCTTACACTACACAAAAGAACCCATTGATTACCCCTACCGCCCATCGGTAGACGTATTTTTCAAAAGTCTTGCCCAATACTGGAATGCTAAAGGAACCGCCGTGTTACTGACTGGAATGGGGCAAGATGGTGCCCAGGGACTTAGCCTTTTGCGATCGCGGGGATGGCATACAATTGCTCAGGATGAAAAAAGCTCTGTTGTATATGGAATGCCCAAAGCAGCAGTTCAGCTAAATGCAGCAGTTGAAATTTTGCCTCCTGAAGCGATCGCTACTAGTTTAATTCAGCAAATAATGTTTAGAAAATCCGGCGTACCTAAGAGCGATACTCGTAAATAA